The following proteins come from a genomic window of Streptomyces sp. GS7:
- a CDS encoding AAA family ATPase: MIIERAYAHVASRKDEEWPWSVPCVRGLLADGLRFTAPVTFLVGENGSGKSTLVEALAEGFGLDSWGGSHDWRYASHRPKSVLGERIRFDAAPRGRRMLGSWSARKGFFLRAETALDALGREGFAPDSVSHGEGFLAAFRGKFLQPGLYVMDEPEAALSFASCLELLGHLHQLVKNGGQVICATHSPLLTALPGADIIEVGEHGMRRVAWDELALVDHWRRFLATPQSYLRHLLD, encoded by the coding sequence ATGATTATCGAACGTGCGTACGCTCATGTGGCTTCGCGGAAGGATGAGGAGTGGCCCTGGTCCGTGCCCTGTGTGCGGGGGCTGCTGGCAGACGGACTGCGTTTCACCGCACCGGTGACCTTTCTCGTGGGCGAGAACGGCTCGGGCAAATCGACCTTGGTCGAGGCCCTCGCGGAGGGTTTCGGCCTGGACTCCTGGGGCGGCTCGCACGACTGGCGCTATGCCAGTCACCGCCCCAAATCGGTGCTCGGCGAGAGGATCCGCTTCGACGCGGCACCGCGGGGGCGGCGCATGTTGGGCAGTTGGTCCGCCCGCAAGGGGTTCTTCCTGCGCGCCGAGACCGCCCTGGACGCGTTGGGCCGGGAAGGGTTCGCGCCGGATTCCGTCAGCCATGGGGAGGGCTTCCTTGCCGCGTTCCGAGGAAAGTTCCTGCAGCCGGGGCTGTATGTGATGGACGAGCCGGAGGCGGCGCTCTCCTTCGCCTCCTGCCTGGAACTGCTCGGCCATCTCCACCAGCTGGTGAAGAACGGGGGCCAGGTCATCTGCGCCACCCACTCTCCGCTGCTGACGGCGCTGCCGGGTGCGGACATCATCGAGGTCGGCGAGCACGGTATGCGCCGGGTGGCATGGGACGAACTCGCCCTGGTCGACCACTGGCGCCGCTTTCTCGCCACCCCGCAGTCCTATCTGCGCCATCTCCTCGACTGA
- a CDS encoding amidohydrolase family protein produces the protein MGALWAGDALGWAAPAQARDEGDREPSVTVSSGTNFAAAVSPDGRWLALDLFTVVWLVPVGGGRARRLTEDAQDASRPSWSPDGQRLVFQSFRDGYYQLWLVNTDGTGLRQLTDDPADHQEPAFSPDGRHIAFASDAENMNAIWVMDLGAGTSRRVTTAKAREITPTWSPDGRRIAFTVGDTAIDVVELAGGARSTAVTAPTGTTLCGPAWTPDGTRLAYTRFTGRTADLVVGERTLTSGEDVFGFPPTWLSGTELVYTADGLIRRRTLDGSVREIAFTATLPLAARDYRRQVRDLTSPAPRPVRGIASPVLSPDGHSVAFRALNALWVMPVGGRPTARVSDGFFNTDPDFHLDGTSLVYGSDRSGTANLWRLNLADGSSTQLTDVPRGAMTPRWSPDGGRIAYQDADGAIWVLAVSDGSVRQVLPALFQPGRPAWSPDGRTLAVAAVRPASLRNKSGTNQILTVDLETGATTYAEPAAHRSVATRGDDGPLWTPDGRSLVFVMESTAWALPVDGAGRATGPARQLTREVTDAVSVGDRGRTLMYLSNGLLRTVPLAGGTPRTVPVPLTYRVHEGTDRLVLRAGALWDGVSRQLRRDVDVVIEGTKVAGVVPAGSAVGGRIVDASGLTVMPGLIDLHTHWFMRGRGWGDRQGRLWLSYGVTTARSVADPVYQMVETRESSEAGVRVMPRFLGTGEALDGNRVLYNAMRPVQSAAQLDLELSRAEALAYDLLKCYIRLPVALTEPVVARAHRMGVPVTSHYAYPAAHTGLDAMEHVGGGNRLGYTHTVSRLGRTSDGVVDLFARSGMPITPTLIYAAVLYAEDRSLLEDPRTKALFPLWEYELVEQLARNAVGPAADTLRFLLAGAVDLLKRVHAAGGLVVAGTDAPLDTPALAMHLNLRALAQGGLSTYDVLRTATANSARVLGLADRLGTVEPGRFADLAVVAGDPLADVKAAAAVRMVVTGGRLHSVDDLLRPFRQAAATTVRRNRIAAPLRGAQADFSHDWHRPGWVETSCSCAPPR, from the coding sequence GTGGGCGCGTTGTGGGCGGGCGACGCGCTGGGCTGGGCGGCTCCCGCGCAGGCGCGGGACGAAGGTGACCGGGAGCCGTCGGTGACGGTGTCGTCGGGCACGAATTTCGCCGCGGCGGTCTCACCGGACGGGCGATGGCTGGCACTCGACCTGTTCACGGTGGTCTGGCTGGTCCCCGTCGGCGGAGGCCGGGCCCGCCGCCTCACGGAGGACGCACAGGACGCGAGCCGGCCGAGTTGGTCGCCGGACGGGCAGCGCCTGGTCTTCCAGTCGTTCCGCGACGGGTACTACCAGCTGTGGCTGGTCAACACCGACGGCACCGGGCTGCGGCAGCTCACCGACGACCCCGCCGACCACCAGGAGCCCGCCTTCTCCCCGGACGGCCGGCACATCGCCTTCGCCTCCGACGCCGAGAACATGAACGCCATCTGGGTCATGGACCTGGGCGCCGGAACCAGCCGCCGCGTGACCACCGCCAAGGCCCGTGAGATCACGCCGACCTGGTCGCCTGACGGCCGGCGGATCGCCTTCACGGTCGGCGACACGGCGATCGACGTGGTCGAACTCGCCGGCGGCGCCCGCAGTACGGCGGTGACCGCGCCCACCGGCACCACCCTGTGCGGGCCGGCCTGGACCCCGGACGGCACACGGCTCGCCTACACCCGGTTCACCGGCCGCACCGCCGACCTGGTCGTCGGCGAGCGGACCCTGACCTCCGGCGAGGACGTCTTCGGGTTCCCTCCCACCTGGCTGTCCGGCACCGAACTCGTCTACACCGCCGACGGCCTCATCCGACGCCGCACCCTCGACGGCTCCGTCCGCGAGATCGCGTTCACGGCGACCCTGCCCCTGGCCGCGCGCGACTACCGCAGACAGGTGCGCGACCTCACCTCGCCCGCGCCGCGCCCGGTACGCGGCATCGCTAGCCCCGTCCTGTCCCCCGACGGCCACAGCGTCGCGTTCCGGGCGCTGAACGCGCTGTGGGTGATGCCGGTCGGAGGCAGACCGACGGCACGGGTGTCGGACGGGTTCTTCAACACCGACCCCGATTTCCACCTGGACGGCACGAGCCTCGTCTACGGCAGCGACCGCTCCGGCACCGCGAACCTGTGGCGGCTGAACCTGGCCGATGGATCCTCCACCCAGCTCACCGACGTGCCCCGGGGCGCGATGACCCCGCGCTGGTCGCCGGACGGCGGCCGGATCGCCTACCAGGACGCGGACGGCGCCATATGGGTGCTGGCGGTCTCCGACGGGTCGGTGCGGCAGGTGCTGCCGGCGCTGTTCCAGCCGGGGCGGCCGGCCTGGTCGCCGGACGGCCGCACCCTCGCCGTCGCCGCCGTCAGACCGGCGTCCCTGCGCAACAAGTCCGGCACCAACCAGATCCTCACCGTCGATCTGGAAACCGGCGCCACGACCTACGCCGAACCCGCCGCGCACCGCTCCGTCGCCACCCGCGGCGACGACGGCCCGCTCTGGACGCCGGACGGGCGGAGTCTGGTGTTCGTCATGGAAAGCACGGCCTGGGCGCTGCCCGTGGACGGCGCGGGCCGCGCCACCGGGCCGGCACGGCAGCTGACCCGGGAGGTCACCGACGCGGTCTCGGTCGGTGACCGGGGCCGGACGCTGATGTACCTGTCCAACGGCCTTCTGCGCACGGTGCCGCTGGCCGGCGGCACCCCGCGCACCGTGCCGGTCCCCCTGACATACCGGGTGCACGAGGGCACCGACCGACTCGTACTGCGGGCGGGCGCGCTGTGGGACGGCGTCTCCCGGCAACTGCGCCGTGACGTCGACGTGGTGATCGAGGGGACGAAGGTCGCGGGCGTCGTACCGGCCGGCTCGGCCGTCGGCGGCCGGATCGTGGACGCGTCCGGGCTGACCGTCATGCCGGGGCTGATCGACCTGCACACCCACTGGTTCATGCGGGGGCGCGGGTGGGGTGACCGCCAGGGCAGGCTGTGGCTGTCGTACGGCGTCACCACCGCACGCTCGGTCGCCGACCCGGTCTACCAGATGGTGGAGACCCGCGAATCGTCCGAGGCGGGCGTCAGGGTCATGCCGCGTTTCCTCGGCACCGGCGAGGCGTTGGACGGCAACCGGGTGCTGTACAACGCGATGCGCCCGGTGCAGTCGGCGGCGCAGCTGGACCTGGAACTGTCCCGGGCCGAGGCGCTCGCCTACGACCTGCTCAAGTGCTACATCCGGCTCCCGGTCGCGCTCACCGAACCGGTCGTGGCCCGGGCCCACCGGATGGGGGTGCCGGTCACCTCGCACTACGCCTACCCGGCCGCGCACACCGGCCTGGACGCGATGGAGCACGTCGGCGGCGGCAACCGCCTCGGCTACACCCACACGGTGAGCCGCCTGGGCCGTACCTCGGACGGTGTGGTCGACCTGTTCGCGCGCTCGGGCATGCCCATCACCCCGACCCTGATCTACGCCGCCGTGCTGTACGCCGAGGACCGGTCGCTGCTGGAGGACCCGCGGACGAAGGCGCTCTTCCCGCTCTGGGAGTACGAGTTGGTGGAGCAGCTGGCGCGGAACGCGGTGGGGCCCGCGGCGGACACCCTCCGCTTCCTGCTGGCCGGCGCCGTCGACCTGCTCAAGCGGGTGCACGCGGCCGGCGGCCTGGTGGTGGCCGGGACCGACGCGCCGCTGGACACCCCGGCACTGGCGATGCACCTGAACCTGCGGGCCCTGGCGCAGGGCGGGTTGAGCACCTACGACGTCCTGCGCACGGCCACCGCGAACTCCGCGCGGGTGTTGGGGCTGGCCGACCGGCTCGGCACGGTGGAGCCGGGGCGCTTCGCCGATCTGGCCGTCGTGGCGGGCGATCCACTGGCGGACGTCAAGGCCGCGGCGGCCGTGCGCATGGTCGTGACCGGTGGACGGCTGCACTCGGTGGACGACCTGCTCCGCCCGTTCCGGCAGGCGGCGGCCACGACGGTGCGGCGGAACCGGATCGCAGCACCGCTGCGGGGCGCGCAGGCGGACTTCAGCCACGACTGGCACCGGCCCGGCTGGGTCGAGACGTCCTGCTCCTGCGCGCCGCCGCGCTGA
- a CDS encoding PadR family transcriptional regulator has translation MTWCARAFRSRCGYELKRCVAHLTGHVRPIADGTLYPAIKRLEKAGWLSRQTEPGSRAAPRHVLTLTDEGRDELRRRLREARGVEISDENHWSTVLAFLRQLDDPDQQTAVLRRRLDFLREPSSFFYEGERPLGAEELGDPFRQGILQIARATSQAEVRWLNATLKALARQDPC, from the coding sequence ATGACCTGGTGCGCCAGGGCGTTCCGTAGCCGCTGCGGTTACGAGCTGAAGCGGTGCGTTGCGCACCTGACCGGTCATGTCCGTCCCATCGCGGACGGCACGCTGTATCCGGCGATCAAGCGTCTGGAGAAGGCGGGTTGGCTGAGCCGCCAGACCGAGCCTGGAAGCCGAGCGGCTCCCCGGCATGTGCTCACCCTGACCGACGAGGGCCGGGACGAGCTGCGGCGTCGACTGCGGGAAGCCCGCGGCGTGGAGATCAGCGACGAGAACCACTGGTCCACCGTCCTGGCCTTCCTGCGGCAGCTCGATGACCCGGATCAGCAGACGGCCGTGCTGCGGCGCCGACTGGACTTCCTCCGGGAGCCGAGCAGCTTCTTCTACGAGGGCGAACGACCTCTGGGGGCTGAGGAGTTGGGTGATCCGTTCCGGCAGGGAATCCTGCAGATCGCGCGTGCGACAAGCCAGGCAGAGGTGCGCTGGTTGAACGCGACCCTGAAGGCACTCGCGCGTCAGGACCCGTGCTGA
- a CDS encoding ATP-binding protein, with amino-acid sequence MPERFDTVLRAYRRRAGLTQEELSERAGLSARTIRALESGQGRVPRMASVREVAKALGLGADDQRRLLAAADEREGAAGSVSLGRRRYLPYDIPDFTGRTAEVARLAELVGGGTASAVVVSAIDGMAGVGKTTLAVHAAHLLADGFPDGQFYCDLHGFTPGYDPVGPASALEALLRMAGVDGARIPHTLEERSALWRTTLSDWRALMVLDNAADAAQVRPLLPGSASCAVLVTSRRRLLALEGAVPLSLGVLSEAEACALVARIAGHDRVADAPEAVAEIAELCGYLPLAIRMAAARLAHRPAWTAEDLTAELRRGRRRSGPGGNDQAVSAAFALSYARLSPGRQRLFRLLGLHPGADLDAYAAAALAGTDAVTARQWLEELVDVHLLEQYEPHRYQLHDLLRRHTQEVLHETEPPAQREEAELRLLDHYLHTALHARPLVAPGQRLLPFEVARPPADTPDVSDRASALAWYEAEHANLVAMITHAAARGRNEHVWQYTHLLQHFFDIRGRTLDWVSTHELALATTGDLDNRLAHAEILTSLGVACWHAGRYEDAFNRGLEALALCREIGDAWGEAVILTNFGIVQGQLGQSEEAIDLHQQALALYGGVDAPWGEALSLTSLGTVYARLGRAAEALDHHRRALDRYRGIGDPWGEALTLTNMGTGYRQLGQFGEAVDHHAQALSLSRRMGDRRAESEILNDLGATYHAAGRRDAARRRHLRALDIARAIDSSPQIARAHQGIAYTLAPDDPDSARDHAERALAIHGELSAPETAELTAFLDALGQGPAAGH; translated from the coding sequence ATGCCGGAACGGTTCGACACAGTGCTGCGCGCCTACAGACGGCGGGCCGGGCTGACCCAGGAGGAGCTGTCGGAGCGGGCGGGGCTGTCGGCCCGGACCATCCGCGCGCTGGAGTCCGGGCAGGGACGGGTGCCCCGCATGGCCTCGGTGCGGGAGGTCGCGAAGGCACTCGGGTTGGGGGCGGACGACCAGCGGCGCCTGCTCGCCGCGGCCGACGAGCGGGAGGGGGCGGCGGGGTCCGTGTCCCTGGGGCGCCGACGGTATCTGCCTTATGACATACCGGACTTCACGGGGCGCACCGCCGAGGTGGCCCGGCTCGCGGAGCTCGTCGGCGGCGGCACCGCGAGCGCGGTGGTGGTGTCGGCGATCGACGGCATGGCGGGCGTCGGCAAGACCACGCTGGCGGTGCACGCCGCCCATCTCCTGGCCGACGGGTTCCCGGACGGCCAGTTCTACTGCGACCTCCACGGCTTCACCCCGGGGTACGACCCGGTGGGCCCGGCTTCGGCGCTGGAGGCGCTGCTGCGCATGGCCGGTGTCGACGGCGCACGCATCCCGCACACCCTGGAGGAGCGGTCGGCCCTGTGGCGTACCACGCTGTCGGACTGGCGGGCGCTGATGGTGCTGGACAACGCCGCCGACGCGGCGCAGGTGCGTCCGCTGCTGCCCGGCTCCGCCTCGTGCGCGGTGCTGGTGACCTCGCGGCGGCGGCTCCTGGCACTGGAGGGTGCCGTCCCGCTCTCGCTCGGTGTGCTGTCCGAGGCGGAGGCGTGCGCGCTGGTGGCCCGGATCGCGGGACACGACCGGGTCGCCGACGCGCCCGAGGCCGTCGCCGAGATCGCCGAGCTGTGCGGCTACCTGCCGCTGGCCATCCGGATGGCAGCGGCCCGGCTCGCCCACCGGCCCGCGTGGACAGCGGAAGATCTCACCGCCGAGCTCCGCAGGGGCCGCCGCCGGTCCGGCCCCGGCGGCAACGATCAGGCGGTCAGCGCGGCCTTCGCCCTGTCCTATGCACGCCTGAGCCCGGGCCGTCAGCGGCTGTTCCGGCTGCTCGGCCTGCACCCCGGCGCCGATCTCGACGCGTACGCGGCCGCGGCCCTGGCGGGTACGGACGCGGTGACGGCACGGCAGTGGCTGGAGGAACTCGTCGACGTACACCTGCTGGAGCAGTACGAACCCCATCGCTACCAACTACACGATCTGCTCCGCCGACACACCCAGGAGGTCCTGCACGAGACCGAGCCCCCCGCACAGCGGGAAGAGGCGGAACTCCGGCTCCTCGACCACTACCTGCACACCGCGCTGCACGCCCGCCCCCTGGTGGCACCGGGACAGCGGCTGCTCCCCTTCGAGGTCGCCCGCCCACCGGCCGACACCCCGGACGTGAGCGACCGGGCCTCGGCCCTGGCCTGGTACGAGGCCGAGCACGCCAACCTCGTCGCGATGATCACGCATGCCGCCGCGCGGGGCAGGAACGAGCATGTCTGGCAGTACACCCATCTCCTCCAGCATTTCTTCGACATCCGGGGGCGCACCCTGGACTGGGTCAGCACCCACGAACTCGCCCTGGCCACCACTGGGGACCTCGACAACCGCCTGGCCCACGCCGAGATCCTGACCAGCCTCGGCGTCGCCTGCTGGCACGCCGGGCGCTACGAGGACGCCTTCAACCGGGGGCTGGAGGCGCTGGCCCTGTGCCGGGAGATCGGCGACGCATGGGGCGAGGCCGTCATCCTCACCAACTTCGGCATCGTCCAAGGGCAGTTGGGGCAGAGCGAGGAGGCCATCGACCTTCACCAGCAGGCCCTGGCCCTCTACGGCGGCGTCGACGCCCCCTGGGGCGAGGCCCTGAGCCTGACCAGCCTGGGAACGGTCTACGCCCGGCTCGGGCGGGCAGCGGAGGCTCTCGACCACCACCGGCGGGCGCTCGACCGCTACCGGGGGATCGGTGACCCGTGGGGCGAGGCCCTCACCCTCACGAACATGGGCACCGGTTACCGGCAGTTGGGACAGTTCGGGGAGGCCGTCGACCACCACGCACAGGCGCTCTCCCTCAGCCGCCGGATGGGCGACCGGCGCGCCGAGAGCGAGATCCTCAACGACCTCGGTGCCACCTACCACGCGGCCGGCCGCCGCGACGCCGCCCGCCGTCGACACCTGCGGGCGCTGGACATCGCCCGCGCCATCGACAGCAGCCCGCAAATCGCCCGCGCCCACCAGGGCATCGCCTACACCCTGGCCCCGGACGACCCCGATTCCGCCCGCGACCACGCCGAGCGGGCGCTCGCGATCCACGGCGAGCTGAGCGCCCCCGAAACCGCCGAGCTCACCGCGTTCCTGGACGCTCTCGGTCAGGGCCCGGCCGCGGGGCACTGA
- the dpgC gene encoding (3,5-dihydroxyphenyl)acetyl-CoA 1,2-dioxygenase DpgC, which translates to MSADAHPPTPPATGTGADLGPAPEPPLTGNLVEDAATLAEYAAAADRSLAALPPRPERDAPQQAAAERVLSAARRLRATFLDWHVEAVYGSLTGDRTHHVRLPELLRAAGEQWPGLVPTEARLDAERKHIQAHKEGLEIDQGLFLRAILRDPASGAHLTDAMRTPSRRALDLLADFTATGRAELESVLVERRGPAAHLTVHNEHCLNAEDDTLIADMETAVDLALLDDRVRVGVLRGGVMTHPKYAGRRVFSAGINLRHLHEGRISFAGFLMQRELGYISKIQRGLHRPDRTGAGTHHPGGAVAGKPWVAAVDAFAIGGGMQLLLVFDRVIAERGAFFALPAAQEGIVPGAGNLRLSRCAGARQARRVILWGDRIAAGDPGAAAVCDQVVAPEEMDTAIEEAVSALDNPAVVTNRAMLTLAEEPPELFRTYMAEFAYVQATRLYSLDVIGKVDRAWSRAGGRP; encoded by the coding sequence GTGAGCGCCGACGCCCACCCGCCCACCCCGCCCGCCACCGGCACCGGCGCGGACCTCGGGCCCGCTCCCGAACCGCCCCTGACCGGGAACCTCGTCGAAGACGCTGCGACCCTCGCGGAGTACGCCGCCGCAGCAGACCGGTCGCTCGCGGCCCTGCCGCCCCGCCCCGAGCGCGACGCGCCCCAACAGGCCGCGGCAGAACGGGTGTTGTCCGCAGCCCGCCGGCTGCGCGCCACCTTCCTGGACTGGCACGTCGAGGCGGTGTACGGCAGCCTGACCGGCGACCGGACCCACCACGTCCGGCTCCCGGAACTGTTGCGCGCCGCCGGTGAGCAGTGGCCCGGCCTGGTCCCCACCGAGGCCCGACTCGACGCCGAGCGCAAGCACATCCAGGCGCACAAGGAGGGACTGGAGATCGACCAGGGGCTCTTCCTGCGTGCGATCCTGCGCGATCCCGCCTCCGGTGCCCATCTGACCGACGCGATGCGGACACCCTCACGGCGGGCGCTGGACCTGCTCGCGGACTTCACCGCGACCGGCCGGGCCGAGCTGGAGTCGGTCCTCGTCGAACGCCGGGGCCCCGCCGCGCACCTGACCGTGCACAACGAACACTGCCTCAACGCCGAGGACGACACCCTGATCGCGGACATGGAGACCGCGGTCGACCTGGCACTGCTCGACGACCGGGTCCGTGTCGGCGTGCTGCGCGGCGGGGTGATGACGCATCCGAAGTACGCGGGCCGGCGGGTGTTCAGCGCCGGAATCAATCTGCGTCATCTGCACGAGGGACGCATCTCCTTCGCCGGCTTCCTGATGCAGCGCGAACTGGGCTACATCAGCAAGATCCAGCGCGGCCTGCACCGTCCGGACCGCACCGGTGCCGGGACGCACCACCCCGGCGGCGCCGTCGCCGGGAAGCCGTGGGTGGCCGCCGTGGACGCGTTCGCCATCGGCGGTGGCATGCAACTGCTGCTGGTCTTCGACCGCGTGATCGCCGAGCGCGGCGCGTTCTTCGCCCTTCCCGCCGCACAGGAGGGCATCGTTCCCGGCGCGGGCAACCTGCGCCTGAGCCGTTGCGCCGGCGCCCGCCAGGCCCGCCGGGTGATCCTGTGGGGCGACCGGATCGCGGCCGGCGACCCGGGCGCCGCGGCGGTGTGCGACCAGGTCGTGGCGCCGGAGGAGATGGACACCGCGATCGAGGAGGCGGTGTCGGCTCTCGACAACCCGGCCGTGGTGACGAACCGGGCGATGCTGACGCTGGCCGAGGAACCTCCGGAACTGTTCCGCACCTACATGGCGGAGTTCGCCTACGTACAGGCGACCCGGCTCTACAGCCTCGACGTCATCGGCAAGGTGGACCGCGCCTGGTCCCGCGCGGGCGGTCGGCCATGA
- the dpgB gene encoding enoyl-CoA-hydratase DpgB — protein MTRKNDSRADHQVGTDGQAPPGPAADHRVHTHGQPLPALIADLDAARERVEDAGAGAVLVLALGPATTAPWPGPGVAVHEVNKWERALRRVERLDAPVVAVAEGSCAGPAADMLLVADVRIARTDLRIALPRNDDRCWPGMALYRLVHQYGVARSRRIVLCEARLTAERALAMGLVDEVTDEPQAALDAALATLRTVSGTDWAIRRRLLLEAHDATFEDALGAHLAACDRELQRMRAGELREVRP, from the coding sequence ATGACCCGCAAGAACGATTCTCGCGCCGACCACCAGGTGGGCACGGACGGCCAGGCACCTCCGGGACCGGCCGCCGACCACCGGGTGCACACGCACGGCCAGCCCCTCCCCGCGCTGATCGCCGACCTCGACGCCGCCCGGGAGCGGGTCGAGGACGCCGGCGCGGGCGCGGTGCTCGTACTGGCCCTGGGGCCCGCCACCACGGCGCCCTGGCCGGGCCCCGGCGTCGCCGTACACGAGGTCAACAAGTGGGAGCGGGCGCTGCGCCGGGTCGAGCGGCTGGACGCGCCGGTCGTCGCGGTGGCCGAGGGGAGCTGCGCCGGGCCCGCCGCGGACATGCTGCTGGTTGCCGACGTCCGCATCGCCCGTACCGACCTGCGGATCGCGCTGCCGCGCAACGACGACCGCTGCTGGCCGGGCATGGCGCTGTACCGGCTCGTCCATCAGTACGGCGTCGCCCGGAGCCGGCGCATCGTACTTTGCGAGGCCCGACTCACCGCCGAACGCGCCCTGGCCATGGGCCTGGTCGACGAGGTCACCGACGAGCCCCAGGCGGCGCTCGACGCGGCGCTGGCGACGCTGCGCACCGTGTCCGGGACGGACTGGGCCATCCGGCGCCGGCTGCTGCTGGAGGCCCATGACGCCACCTTCGAGGACGCTCTGGGCGCGCACCTGGCCGCGTGCGATCGCGAACTCCAGCGGATGCGCGCCGGCGAACTCCGGGAGGTACGTCCGTGA
- a CDS encoding aminotransferase-like domain-containing protein — translation MSAAPGFVLAGGDLHASLENPVLGSVAFLNEVMTRYPSAISFAPGAPHLAHLADVDVTAYAARYERHLVEDRGTTAERARNLLHEYGPSRGLINDLIAAALRHDQGIDVPPRSVVVTVGAQEAMLLTLRALCRSRDDLLAVVEPAYVGMTGAARLLDVDLVPVPETADGVDLDALRGACAAARKRGRRIRALYVAPDYSNPSGSVLDLETRQRLLAVADHDDLVLIEDSAYGFTAPPGHALPSLKALDTDCRVVHLGTFAKVCLPGARVGFAVADQPVVRADGTEGVLADDLAVLKGMVTVNTSPLCQAVIGGMLLAHGGSLAALGDATSAHYRRNLAHLLAALDRELGGATPPGVRWNSPSGGFFVRVRLPVRVDTALLEWCATEFGVLWTPMEHFYLSGGGTDELRLSCSYLTLDRIDEGIGRFAEFLREVAGPPRRGRRALP, via the coding sequence ATGAGTGCGGCGCCCGGCTTCGTGCTGGCCGGGGGAGACCTGCACGCCAGCCTGGAGAACCCGGTGCTCGGCTCCGTCGCCTTCCTCAACGAGGTGATGACGCGCTACCCGTCGGCGATCTCCTTCGCCCCGGGCGCCCCGCACCTCGCCCACCTCGCCGACGTCGACGTCACCGCGTACGCCGCGCGCTACGAACGGCACCTGGTCGAGGACCGGGGCACGACGGCCGAGCGGGCCCGGAACCTGCTGCACGAGTACGGACCGAGCCGCGGCCTCATCAACGACCTGATCGCCGCCGCGCTCCGCCACGACCAGGGCATCGACGTGCCGCCCCGGTCCGTGGTGGTCACCGTCGGCGCCCAGGAGGCCATGCTGCTCACCCTGCGCGCGCTGTGCCGCTCGCGCGACGACCTGCTCGCGGTCGTCGAACCCGCCTACGTCGGCATGACGGGGGCCGCCCGGCTGCTCGACGTCGACCTCGTGCCGGTCCCGGAGACCGCCGACGGGGTCGACCTCGACGCCCTGCGCGGTGCCTGCGCGGCGGCGCGCAAGCGGGGACGGCGGATTCGCGCGCTGTACGTCGCCCCGGACTACTCCAACCCGTCGGGCAGTGTGCTGGACCTGGAGACCCGGCAGCGGCTGCTGGCCGTGGCCGACCACGACGACCTGGTGCTGATCGAGGACTCGGCCTACGGCTTCACCGCGCCGCCCGGCCATGCCCTGCCCTCGCTCAAGGCGCTCGACACCGACTGCCGGGTGGTCCACCTCGGCACGTTCGCCAAGGTGTGCCTGCCCGGCGCTCGGGTCGGGTTCGCCGTCGCCGACCAGCCGGTCGTACGGGCCGACGGCACCGAGGGAGTCCTCGCCGACGACCTGGCGGTCCTCAAGGGCATGGTCACGGTCAACACCTCGCCGCTGTGCCAGGCGGTCATCGGCGGGATGCTGCTCGCGCACGGCGGGTCGCTGGCCGCGTTGGGCGATGCCACCTCGGCGCACTACCGGCGCAACCTGGCGCATCTGCTGGCCGCACTCGACCGCGAGCTGGGCGGTGCGACGCCTCCCGGCGTGCGGTGGAACAGCCCGTCCGGCGGCTTCTTCGTCCGCGTGCGGCTGCCCGTCCGGGTGGATACCGCTCTACTGGAGTGGTGTGCCACGGAGTTCGGCGTGCTGTGGACCCCGATGGAGCACTTCTACCTTTCCGGGGGTGGGACCGACGAACTTCGCCTGTCCTGCAGCTATCTGACGCTCGATCGGATCGATGAGGGGATCGGGCGGTTCGCGGAGTTCCTCCGCGAGGTCGCCGGCCCGCCGCGCCGAGGGCGGCGGGCCCTGCCGTAG